One genomic region from Microcystis panniformis FACHB-1757 encodes:
- a CDS encoding IS630-like element ISMae27 family transposase — MSGVPNINVAESVEDLKSLLKQQVTSLNFAKVQSLYLLKIKEVETVRHLAVLIGRSERTIHRWLSCYREGGIENLLSEPEKLGRPKKISVEEAALIQNELKDPEGFQSYKEIHFWVSIILEIPASYITVYRLVRNELQAKLKVARPQNLKQLPGEVKIFQNNLSEQLQALLEKESEKVSQYLKVRFWCQDESRFGCHTIVRDKITIKGIKPLGNFQYNFQYLWLYGLIEPRICSSFFYEFSHLDGECFNQYLTLFSQAFSEELHIIQLDNAPAHTATDLEIPDNIILFYQPPYCPEVNPIERVWLYLKNLLAWGNFNSLDNLRSKLYHLLNSLSNDTIGYLTGWSWILEALCLSGI, encoded by the coding sequence ATGAGTGGAGTCCCTAATATTAATGTTGCTGAGTCAGTAGAAGACTTAAAATCCTTGTTGAAGCAACAAGTAACCTCTTTAAACTTTGCTAAAGTACAATCCCTGTATCTACTAAAAATTAAGGAGGTAGAAACGGTTCGTCATCTCGCCGTGTTAATAGGACGCTCAGAAAGAACTATTCATCGCTGGTTAAGTTGTTATCGAGAAGGAGGGATAGAAAATCTCTTGTCAGAACCAGAAAAACTGGGAAGACCCAAAAAGATTTCAGTGGAAGAAGCCGCTCTAATTCAGAATGAATTAAAAGACCCAGAAGGATTTCAAAGTTATAAAGAAATTCATTTTTGGGTATCAATTATTTTAGAAATACCTGCCAGTTATATAACTGTTTACCGTCTCGTAAGAAATGAATTACAAGCTAAATTAAAAGTGGCTCGACCTCAAAATTTAAAACAATTACCAGGAGAAGTAAAAATATTCCAAAATAATCTATCTGAACAGCTACAAGCTTTACTAGAAAAAGAATCTGAAAAAGTTAGTCAGTATTTAAAAGTCCGCTTCTGGTGTCAAGATGAAAGTCGCTTCGGCTGTCATACCATTGTCAGAGATAAAATAACAATTAAAGGCATAAAGCCCCTTGGTAATTTTCAGTATAATTTTCAATATCTCTGGCTCTATGGTTTAATAGAACCTCGAATATGTAGCAGTTTTTTCTATGAATTCTCTCATTTAGATGGGGAATGTTTTAATCAATATTTAACGCTTTTTTCTCAAGCTTTTTCTGAGGAATTACATATTATTCAATTAGATAATGCTCCCGCACATACGGCGACTGACCTAGAAATACCTGATAATATTATCCTATTTTATCAACCTCCCTATTGTCCAGAAGTAAATCCAATTGAGAGAGTTTGGCTATATTTGAAAAACCTATTGGCCTGGGGCAATTTTAACTCCCTTGATAACTTAAGAAGTAAACTTTACCATCTTTTAAATTCTCTATCCAATGACACGATCGGGTATTTGACGGGATGGTCTTGGATTTTAGAAGCTCTATGTCTGTCAGGAATTTAG
- a CDS encoding transposase, whose protein sequence is MKTENRIFSQVYSYLEQGSRFVDKRHLTVLSWMVTALLSSQSLNQARWEPFVQSRAEQANSYQRRWNRFCQNGRVAVEKIYIPLILKAIETWKEKGERLYLAIDTTLLWNQYCFVYLAVVCGGRAVPLMWMGLEHGSASLAFEKYEPLLDRAKGYLQGFENVMLLADRGFANQQLIQWLRKNTWHWCLRLPCDTLIYGVRRRGFGYEVRELYPPKRQACFDRNVQVWQEARITAHLALASVPGVKDNWAILSDEPPTLDTFWQYGLRFPIEHLFQGQ, encoded by the coding sequence ATGAAAACCGAGAACAGAATCTTCTCCCAAGTTTATTCCTATCTAGAACAAGGAAGCCGATTTGTGGATAAAAGACATTTAACCGTCCTCAGTTGGATGGTGACAGCCCTACTCAGTAGTCAAAGTCTCAATCAAGCCAGATGGGAACCCTTTGTACAAAGCAGAGCCGAACAAGCCAATAGTTATCAGAGACGGTGGAATCGCTTTTGCCAGAATGGAAGAGTAGCGGTGGAAAAGATATACATCCCCTTAATATTGAAAGCCATCGAGACTTGGAAGGAGAAGGGGGAAAGACTGTATCTAGCAATAGATACCACTCTGTTGTGGAATCAATACTGCTTTGTCTATCTAGCGGTGGTCTGCGGGGGGAGAGCCGTCCCCTTGATGTGGATGGGATTAGAACATGGTAGTGCCAGCCTAGCTTTTGAGAAATACGAACCCTTGTTGGACAGAGCCAAAGGCTATCTTCAGGGCTTTGAGAATGTCATGCTGTTAGCCGACCGAGGCTTTGCCAATCAGCAATTAATTCAATGGCTCAGGAAAAATACTTGGCATTGGTGTCTTCGCTTACCTTGCGATACCCTCATTTACGGTGTTCGCCGTCGGGGTTTTGGCTATGAGGTCAGAGAACTCTATCCTCCCAAACGGCAAGCCTGCTTTGATCGCAACGTTCAAGTCTGGCAGGAGGCTAGAATCACTGCTCATCTTGCTTTAGCCTCTGTTCCAGGGGTTAAGGATAATTGGGCAATTCTGAGCGATGAACCTCCTACCCTTGACACCTTCTGGCAGTATGGTCTTCGTTTTCCCATTGAACATCTCTTTCAAGGGCAGTAA
- a CDS encoding glycoside hydrolase, whose translation MTYPLYVAFIWHQHQPLYKSCQTRTDASGQYRLPWVRLHGVKDYLDLILILERYPKLHQTVNLVPSLILQLEDYVNGLAIDPYLALTVTPEAQLTLAQKHFILEHFFDANHRTLIDPHPRYGQLYAERQENGHSWCISHWHLQDYSDLLAWHNLAWIDPIFHIDPEIAAWLEQGKNFTLSDRQRIISKQRQILRRILPQHRLMQETGQLEIITSPYTHPILPLLANSEAGRVAVPNMTLPRQYFHYPEDISRHLRKAWQIYIDRFDKQPRGLWPSEQSVSPAILPAVAKQGFQWLCSDEGVLGWSLGHYFHRDEKGNISEPELLYRPYLLETSNGNLSMVFRDHRLSDLIGFSYSGMKAQEAATDLVKHLEAIAEELKTNAETTTLEKPWLVTIALDGENCWENYHQDGLPFLENLYQLLSDHQAIELVTVSEYLDRFPANAKIPSHQLHSGSWIDANFTTWIGDPAKNKAWEYLILARQTLANHPEATEDNNPDAWEALYAAEGSDWFWWFGYGHSSNHDAIFDQLFREHLIALYQALNEPIPSYLLEPVEKHGDKQSNRPLAFIHPIIDGFGDEQDWDKAGRIEIGGASGTMHRTSLVQRLFFGWDHLNFYLRFDWKPGAKLGEEIPAEVHLYWYYDEVHRLQSPIPLADIPPRSPLDYGYHHHLGVNLITEFTWLEVAQEYFTWQRVPSNAKASFNQCLEIAVPWEGLHIEPDARLHLIAVLANQGQYYDFLPVEELIFLQRP comes from the coding sequence ATGACCTATCCTCTCTACGTCGCTTTTATTTGGCATCAACACCAACCCCTCTACAAATCCTGTCAAACTCGCACCGATGCTTCGGGACAATATCGCTTACCCTGGGTGCGACTGCATGGGGTGAAAGATTATCTCGATTTAATCCTGATTCTAGAACGTTACCCGAAATTACACCAAACAGTCAACCTTGTCCCCTCTTTAATCCTGCAATTAGAGGATTACGTCAACGGACTAGCTATAGACCCCTATCTTGCTCTCACTGTCACCCCAGAAGCGCAGTTAACCCTGGCACAAAAACACTTTATCCTCGAACACTTTTTCGATGCTAACCATCGTACCCTGATCGATCCGCACCCCCGTTACGGGCAATTATACGCAGAGCGTCAAGAAAACGGTCATAGTTGGTGTATTAGCCATTGGCATCTCCAAGATTATAGCGATCTCTTGGCTTGGCATAACCTCGCTTGGATCGATCCTATCTTTCACATTGACCCAGAAATCGCTGCCTGGTTAGAACAGGGAAAAAACTTCACTTTAAGCGATCGCCAGCGGATTATCTCCAAACAGCGTCAAATTCTGCGTCGTATCTTGCCGCAACACCGGTTAATGCAGGAAACAGGACAACTAGAAATCATTACCAGTCCCTACACCCATCCGATTTTACCCCTGCTGGCTAACTCGGAAGCCGGCCGGGTAGCGGTGCCGAATATGACCCTTCCTCGCCAATATTTCCACTATCCTGAAGATATTTCCCGCCATCTCCGGAAAGCTTGGCAAATCTATATCGATCGCTTTGATAAACAACCTCGCGGACTTTGGCCCTCGGAACAATCCGTTAGTCCTGCGATTCTCCCCGCTGTCGCTAAACAGGGTTTTCAGTGGTTATGTTCCGATGAGGGGGTGTTAGGTTGGTCTTTGGGACATTACTTTCATCGCGACGAAAAGGGCAATATTAGCGAACCAGAATTGCTTTATCGTCCCTACCTTCTGGAAACTAGCAACGGCAATTTATCGATGGTTTTCCGGGATCATCGTCTCTCGGATCTGATCGGATTTAGCTATAGTGGCATGAAAGCGCAAGAGGCCGCTACAGACTTAGTTAAACACCTAGAAGCGATCGCCGAAGAACTGAAAACCAACGCAGAAACCACGACGCTAGAAAAACCCTGGTTAGTTACCATTGCGCTAGATGGCGAAAACTGCTGGGAAAACTATCATCAAGACGGTTTACCCTTCCTAGAGAACCTGTATCAACTTTTAAGCGACCACCAAGCGATCGAATTAGTCACCGTCTCGGAATATCTCGATCGCTTTCCCGCTAATGCAAAAATACCCAGCCATCAACTTCATAGCGGCTCTTGGATCGATGCCAATTTTACCACTTGGATCGGCGATCCCGCTAAAAATAAAGCTTGGGAATATCTAATTTTAGCCCGTCAAACCCTCGCCAATCACCCGGAAGCGACGGAAGATAATAACCCCGACGCGTGGGAAGCATTGTATGCAGCGGAGGGTTCCGATTGGTTTTGGTGGTTTGGTTATGGCCATTCTTCTAATCATGACGCAATTTTTGACCAACTTTTCCGCGAACACCTGATCGCTCTTTATCAAGCTTTAAATGAGCCAATTCCCTCCTATTTGCTCGAACCGGTGGAAAAACACGGGGATAAACAAAGTAATCGTCCACTAGCTTTTATTCACCCCATTATCGACGGTTTTGGGGACGAACAGGATTGGGATAAAGCTGGACGGATCGAAATTGGTGGTGCCAGTGGTACGATGCACCGGACTTCCTTAGTACAAAGGCTCTTTTTCGGTTGGGATCATCTCAATTTTTATCTGCGTTTTGATTGGAAACCGGGGGCAAAATTAGGAGAAGAAATTCCCGCAGAAGTGCATTTATATTGGTATTATGATGAAGTGCATCGTCTGCAAAGTCCAATTCCCCTAGCAGATATTCCCCCTCGATCGCCCCTCGATTACGGTTATCATCATCATCTAGGAGTTAATTTAATCACGGAATTTACTTGGTTAGAAGTCGCTCAAGAATATTTTACTTGGCAACGAGTTCCTAGTAATGCCAAAGCTTCTTTTAATCAATGTTTGGAAATTGCTGTCCCCTGGGAAGGATTACACATTGAACCCGATGCTCGTCTCCATTTAATCGCAGTTTTAGCCAATCAAGGTCAATACTATGATTTCCTCCCCGTTGAAGAATTAATCTTCCTGCAAAGACCTTAA
- a CDS encoding alpha/beta fold hydrolase yields the protein MKGNGYPILCLHGHPGSAASMSVFTDHFCQRWQTLAPDLRGYGKSRYRPDFQLEEHLEDLIGLLDRQKIQQCLILGWSLGGIIALELVLRHPERFPGLILVASAARPWGSHPPVSTTDLILTGIAAILNQIKPGWRWNIDTFARRSLFQYLFSQHKTISYQYLAQDAVPAYLGTSPAANRALNRALKKGNNCLKSLDKITIPCLVLAGANDRHITSASSQETAEKLKLSQWKCYPDTAHLFSWEIPDLVLGDIDNWLAEHFSDKLAE from the coding sequence ATCAAAGGTAATGGCTATCCGATCCTCTGTCTGCACGGTCATCCCGGTTCGGCAGCCAGTATGTCTGTATTTACCGATCATTTTTGCCAACGCTGGCAAACCCTGGCCCCGGATCTGCGCGGCTACGGGAAAAGTCGTTATCGCCCGGATTTTCAGCTAGAAGAACATCTAGAGGATTTAATCGGGCTGCTCGATCGCCAAAAAATCCAGCAATGTTTAATTCTCGGTTGGTCTTTGGGGGGTATAATCGCTCTGGAATTAGTATTGCGGCATCCCGAGCGCTTTCCTGGTTTAATTCTCGTGGCCTCGGCTGCGCGGCCTTGGGGTAGTCATCCTCCTGTCAGCACTACAGATCTGATCTTGACGGGGATAGCGGCAATTCTCAATCAGATCAAACCGGGATGGCGTTGGAATATTGATACTTTTGCTCGTCGTTCCCTGTTTCAGTACCTTTTTTCACAACATAAAACGATATCCTATCAATATCTCGCTCAAGATGCTGTTCCCGCCTACTTAGGCACTTCTCCAGCTGCTAATCGCGCTTTAAATCGGGCTTTAAAAAAAGGTAACAATTGTTTAAAATCTCTTGACAAAATCACAATTCCCTGCTTAGTTCTGGCGGGGGCAAATGATCGCCATATTACCAGTGCTTCGAGCCAAGAAACGGCCGAAAAACTAAAACTGTCTCAGTGGAAATGTTACCCGGATACAGCCCATTTGTTCTCCTGGGAAATCCCCGACCTAGTTTTAGGGGACATTGATAATTGGTTAGCGGAGCATTTTAGCGATAAACTGGCAGAGTGA
- a CDS encoding WD40 repeat domain-containing protein, with translation MKFRFTGAEKLVGAIVVSVLTTLTIGQHQLTQAQSPIAPARPAAESGEKTPETILVEGLGRLTLAKTLEGQQSTPNAVIFSPDNQLVLAGGSDTDPLLRIWSVKTGEKVSQTRAQRTSVKALAISPNERLLVSSGLDGSINFWNLVEGKYLGIALEHGNTVLALTVTPDGKTLISGGLEGIRLWTVQPPRRPLYRLNWVGNFVYSLGMKSDGVTLASGHENGEVNFWDIREGKFLSKFSAHPQAVSKLLYTPDGKNLITGSLDRTIKIWDTSNNKLLFTLIGHTARIRSLALHPNGQILASASNDGVRLWDVTTGKQLAWFDNNSDWVESLAFSPDGQYLASGNYDFKIRLWQFVR, from the coding sequence ATGAAATTCCGATTTACGGGTGCGGAGAAACTTGTCGGGGCAATTGTGGTCAGTGTCTTAACCACGCTGACAATTGGGCAACATCAGCTTACTCAGGCCCAAAGTCCCATTGCCCCCGCTCGACCCGCGGCTGAAAGTGGCGAAAAAACCCCAGAAACTATCCTAGTAGAAGGTTTAGGCAGACTTACCCTCGCTAAAACCTTAGAAGGGCAACAATCCACCCCTAATGCTGTGATTTTCAGCCCCGATAACCAATTAGTTCTCGCTGGTGGTAGTGATACGGACCCTCTCCTGAGAATTTGGTCGGTAAAAACAGGAGAAAAAGTCTCCCAAACTCGCGCCCAAAGAACCAGCGTCAAAGCTTTAGCCATTAGTCCCAACGAAAGATTATTAGTTAGTAGCGGTTTAGATGGTTCTATTAATTTTTGGAATCTGGTGGAAGGCAAGTATTTAGGAATTGCCCTCGAACACGGTAATACTGTCCTCGCCCTTACGGTTACTCCCGATGGTAAAACGTTAATTAGTGGTGGTTTGGAAGGAATTCGCCTCTGGACAGTGCAACCTCCCCGCCGTCCCCTCTATCGTTTAAATTGGGTGGGTAATTTTGTTTATTCCCTAGGGATGAAATCCGATGGTGTCACCCTTGCTAGTGGTCATGAAAACGGTGAGGTAAATTTTTGGGACATCCGCGAGGGCAAATTTTTGTCGAAATTTTCCGCCCATCCCCAAGCGGTTAGCAAGCTTTTATACACTCCCGACGGCAAAAATTTAATTACGGGTAGTTTAGACCGCACGATTAAAATCTGGGATACGAGCAATAATAAGTTATTATTTACTCTCATCGGTCATACAGCCCGAATTCGCTCCCTGGCACTCCATCCTAACGGACAAATTCTCGCTAGTGCCAGTAATGACGGTGTGCGTTTATGGGATGTGACGACGGGTAAACAATTGGCCTGGTTTGATAATAATTCCGACTGGGTGGAATCTCTAGCTTTTAGTCCCGATGGGCAGTATTTGGCTAGTGGTAATTATGATTTTAAAATTCGCCTCTGGCAATTCGTCCGTTAG
- a CDS encoding IS5 family transposase, which translates to MYRKTNESSIAPENFELPFEGKLSADNRWIIMAELIPWEEFEEEYAQNFDEEMGAPAKPFRMALGALIIKEKLKTSDRETIEQIKENPYLQYFLGMSAYSNEALFDATMFVNFRKRISKNLINKINKRMVMRERKKKEIEEKSERKEEEKESQIKNKGKLILDASCAPADLSYPQDLGILNQARKKTENILDCLYQSLRIKLKKKPRTYRKRARKDYLKVAKKRRCSQKERREAIKKQLQYIKRNLSQIEKLIEGGSELSSLSKRNYKMLLVVTEVYRQQLWMWENKSSRIDDRIVSITQPHIRPIVRGKAGKPVEFGAKISVSCFESYVFLDHLSWDNFNESGDLQAQVEEYKEFTGYYPESVHVDKIYRTRKNLAWCKERGIRISGVPLGRPPKNISKETKKQALEDEGIRNAIEGKFGQAKRRYSLDCIMTKLDKTSETSIAITFLVINLSNLLRQVNCLFLSLFLYTSKFSFIHPSLIRKDDKKADFSTEKLILNSG; encoded by the coding sequence ATGTACCGAAAAACGAACGAGTCTTCAATTGCCCCAGAAAACTTTGAGTTGCCTTTTGAGGGAAAATTATCAGCAGATAATCGCTGGATAATAATGGCAGAGTTAATTCCCTGGGAAGAATTTGAAGAAGAATATGCCCAAAATTTTGACGAAGAAATGGGTGCGCCAGCCAAACCATTTAGGATGGCATTAGGAGCATTAATTATTAAGGAAAAATTAAAAACAAGCGACAGGGAAACCATAGAGCAAATCAAGGAAAACCCCTATTTACAGTATTTTCTAGGGATGTCAGCCTATAGTAATGAAGCTCTATTTGATGCGACAATGTTCGTTAATTTTCGTAAAAGAATCAGTAAGAATTTAATCAATAAAATTAATAAAAGAATGGTGATGAGAGAGAGAAAAAAGAAGGAAATTGAAGAAAAAAGTGAAAGAAAAGAAGAAGAAAAAGAGAGTCAAATAAAAAATAAAGGAAAATTAATATTAGATGCAAGTTGCGCACCTGCTGATCTAAGTTATCCCCAGGATTTAGGGATATTAAATCAAGCAAGAAAGAAAACAGAAAACATTCTAGATTGTCTCTATCAAAGTTTGAGAATCAAGCTGAAGAAAAAGCCAAGAACTTATAGAAAAAGAGCGAGAAAAGATTATTTAAAAGTAGCCAAAAAACGTCGTTGTTCTCAAAAAGAAAGACGAGAAGCTATCAAGAAGCAACTGCAATATATCAAAAGAAATCTATCTCAAATAGAGAAATTAATCGAGGGGGGATCAGAGTTAAGTAGTCTCAGCAAAAGAAACTACAAAATGTTGTTAGTGGTGACAGAAGTTTATCGTCAACAATTGTGGATGTGGGAAAATAAATCATCGAGAATTGATGATAGAATTGTGAGTATAACCCAACCACACATCCGCCCTATCGTTAGAGGAAAAGCAGGAAAACCAGTTGAATTTGGAGCAAAAATCTCAGTAAGCTGTTTTGAGAGTTATGTATTTTTAGACCATTTAAGTTGGGATAATTTTAATGAATCTGGGGACTTACAAGCGCAAGTAGAAGAGTATAAAGAATTCACAGGATATTATCCAGAATCAGTTCATGTTGATAAAATTTATCGAACTAGAAAAAATCTAGCTTGGTGTAAAGAAAGAGGAATTAGAATCAGTGGAGTTCCTCTAGGAAGACCACCTAAAAATATTAGTAAAGAAACTAAAAAACAAGCTCTTGAGGATGAAGGAATTCGGAATGCAATTGAAGGTAAATTTGGTCAAGCAAAAAGAAGATATAGTCTTGATTGTATCATGACAAAACTTGATAAAACTTCAGAAACTTCCATTGCCATTACTTTTTTAGTCATCAATCTTTCTAACCTGCTTAGACAGGTTAACTGTCTTTTTTTGTCCCTATTTCTTTATACATCTAAATTTAGCTTTATTCATCCCTCTTTGATTAGAAAAGATGATAAAAAAGCTGATTTCTCAACAGAAAAACTTATCTTAAATTCGGGCTGA
- the rnc gene encoding ribonuclease III: MSLSDPRRQKQLKTLVEKLGLSADVPVRWDLLDLALTHPSVSRDKNYEQLEFVGDSVVRLVAAEVLLETYPEALVGEFAALRSMMVSDRTLAEFADRYGFERYLLVSSSTSIDRAGRISRLADAFEAVLGALYLSTQTMILVRSWLDEPLREKAAEIRRDPARQNYKDALQEWTQAKYKKLPQYLVKEINGLDQERFCAEVWLNEQKLGVGTGRSKKAAEQAAAKSAFLEVVKG, translated from the coding sequence ATGTCCTTAAGTGATCCCCGTCGCCAAAAACAATTAAAAACCCTAGTGGAAAAGCTGGGTTTATCAGCTGATGTCCCCGTCAGGTGGGATTTATTGGATTTAGCTCTAACTCATCCCAGTGTTTCCCGTGATAAGAATTATGAACAATTGGAATTTGTAGGCGATTCTGTGGTAAGACTCGTGGCGGCGGAGGTATTGTTAGAAACCTATCCGGAGGCGCTCGTGGGAGAATTTGCCGCCCTGCGATCGATGATGGTTAGCGATCGCACTCTGGCGGAATTTGCGGATCGCTACGGTTTCGAGCGTTATTTGTTGGTATCAAGTAGTACGAGTATTGATCGGGCAGGGCGAATTTCTCGACTAGCAGACGCTTTTGAGGCAGTTTTGGGAGCTTTATATCTTAGTACACAGACAATGATTTTAGTGCGTTCTTGGTTAGATGAACCACTGCGGGAAAAAGCGGCCGAAATTCGTCGAGATCCGGCCCGACAGAATTATAAGGATGCCTTGCAGGAGTGGACACAAGCAAAATACAAAAAACTGCCGCAATATTTAGTTAAAGAAATCAATGGTTTAGATCAAGAGCGTTTTTGTGCGGAAGTGTGGTTAAATGAGCAAAAATTAGGAGTGGGAACTGGCAGAAGCAAAAAAGCAGCGGAACAGGCAGCGGCGAAATCGGCTTTTCTAGAAGTGGTTAAAGGCTAA